A segment of the Xenorhabdus bovienii SS-2004 genome:
TATCAGGCAATTTCCCAGCTTGAACATTGATAGCTTCACCCGCATTTTTCTGTTTTTCCTTCACTCTGCTAAGAGCCGCCTGTATAGCGCTTTGATCTTTGCTATCCACTTGAACAGCCGATTTTTTATGGCGTTCCTCTCGAGCCAGTTTTTCTTGTTCCATACGCGATTGTTTGGCTTCAAAGCGGATTTTGGCTTCAGCCGAACGGCGTGTTTCTGCATCTATGGCGCGTATTTCTGCTTTTTCCTGACGGTAGTATTGAACCAAAGGAATATTGCTTGGACATACGTAAGCACAGGCACCACACTCAATACAGTCGAACAGATGATGATTTTTGGCTTTTTTATGTTCCTGCCCGCGACTGAACCAATAAAGCTGCTGAGGTAATAGCCCCGCCGGGCAAGCTTCAACACATAAGCCACAGCGGATACAGGCCTCTTCAACCGTTTTCGGTTCCATTTCCTGAATGGAAGGGGCAAGAATGCAGTTACTGATTTTGACGACAGGTACGTTTAAATCTGGCAGGGTAAAGCCCATTAATGGCCCTCCCATAATAACCATTTGTTCTGACTTGGCTTTGAATCCTGCTTGTTGCAGTAGGAATTGAACGGGAGTACCCAGACGCGCCCAGAAGTTTCCGGGTGCAGTAACGGCTTCTCCAGTCAGAGTCACGATACGTTCGATTAACGGTTCTCCATCGATAATAGCTCGTTTGATGGCCATGACTGTGCCGACATTCTGCATGAGAACACCAATATCGGAGGAACGCCCGCCAGATGGTACTTCTTTACCTGTCAGGATTTTGGTAAGTTGCTTTGCACCACCAGACGGGTATTTTGTGGGAATAACACGTACAACGATGGAGTCGTCACCATTAAGAGCGGTATTCAGCGCATCAATCGCTTCAGGCTTATTATCTTCAATACCAATCAACACTCGTTCTGGATTGAGTAAGTGCATCAAAATGCGTATACCTTCAATCACTTCGTTGGCATGTTCCTGTATCAGACGATCATCTGCTGTGATGTACGGTTCACACTCTGCTGCATTGATGATCAACGTTTTTAAATCATGCCGACTACCTTGTAGTTTTGACGCGGTAGGGAAGCCCGCACCACCCAGACCGGCAATACCTGCCTGTTGAATGCGTTGCAATAAAGTGCTGGTATTGAGGGAAGTGTAATCCGTGGTTTGAATACGTTCACACCATTTATCTTTACCATCTGGATACAGGCGGACACATAATTCTTTCAGTCCGGAAGGGTGAGCAGTGACACAGGGTTCAATTGCCGTGATAGTCCCTGACGTAGATGCATGAACGGGCACGGTACGGCCTGTACCAACCGTCAAAGGTTGGCCTTTCAGTACCTTGTCACCAACTTTAACCAGTAATTCACCTTCTGGGCCTAAATGTTGTTGCAGAGGAATAATTAATTCATCCGGTATTGGTGCGTAGCGTAATGGGGTACGGCTGGATTGCAGTTTCATTTCTGGTGGATGGATACCACCCTCAAAATCCCAGATTTTATTTTTGTTAAGCAAGTTGAACAGATTAAACATTAGCTTTAACCTCAACAGGCTTAGTAGGAGAAACAAAGATTGGATTAATCGGAATATTTCTGACTGGAATGGAATTCAAATCCCATTTCCAGTTTGATGTAGTAGTAGCGACAGGGATCATTGTGATGCAATCTGTTGGACAGGGTGCGACACACAGATCACAGCCAGTACAGAGATCTTCAACTACAGTGTGTATTGCACGGTTTGCGCCAATAATGGCATCGACCGGACATGCCTGAATGCATTTGGTGCAGCCTATGCAGTTCTCCTCATCAATGAAAGCCACCTTTCTTGCCGGATTCTGAACACTGTCATCGCCATCCAGCGGCTGAGGGTCAACACCCAGCAACTCGGCCATTTTGAGCATTACCTGCTCTCCGCCTGGAGCGCATTTGTTTATCATCTCTCCATTATTGGTAATTGCTTCTGCATACGGGCGACAGCCCGGGTAGCTACATTGCCCACATTGGCTCTGAGGCAACAGGTTGTCAATTTTCTCAACAATAGGATCTTCTTCCACTTTAAAACGACGGGCAGCAAAACCTAGAATTAAGCCAAAGGCTAATCCCAGCAGGCTCAACACACCGATAGCAATCCATAATGACATCATTAGAATTTCACCAAACCACTAAAGCCCATAAATGCAAGGGACATCAACCCTGCAGTAATAAGCCCTATCGATGAACCACGAAAAGGAGCAGGAATGTTGGCAACTGCCAGACGTTCACGAATGGCGGCGAACAGTACCATCACAAGGGAAAAACCGACTGCGGCGCTGAAACCATATATAGCTGATTGCAGAAAGTTATGTGATTGATTGACGTTCAGCAACGCGACACCGAGAACAGCGCAGTTAGTTGTGATCAATGGCAGAAAAATTCCCAATAACCGATAGAGCGCCGGGCTGGTTTTTCGGACGACCAACTCGGTGAATTGGACGACAACGGCGATAACGAGGATAAAACTCAGTGTGCGTAAATAAACTAAATCCAATGGTACAAGAATAAAGGTGTTTATCAGCCATGAACTGATGGAGGCGAGGGTCAGAACAAATGTTGTTGCCAGCCCCATGCCAATGGCTGTTTCGAGTTTTTTGGAAACGCCCATAAAAGGACATAAGCCCAAAAATTTTACTAAAACAAAATTATTAACTAACACTGTGCCAATAAATAAAAGAAGGTATTCAGTCATTGCTATACCTGAAAATAATATATTTGAAAGTAAAGTACTGTTTATAGTCAATGTAAATGACAGAGATTGCCCCACCTTGCGATGAAACAAGCGGGGCAATGATAACAATCGATTGTGGGGGATGTTATCGATCTTGTGTGAAAGTCATTTTCACCCGATGGGAACGCTTGATATAAGGAACGAAAACAGCGGCAGCTAATAGCGGCCATAACAGCGAACGAATAGCCATCTCGTCAGAAATGGGGGAAAAGGCGAAGGTTTTTATGGCAATTAGAACAGAGACCATGAGCCAGATAATAAAGATTCGCGGGAATCTTTTTGAATGAATAAAAAGCAGCTTTAATACCCAAAGAGTAAAACACCACATCATTGCAGTGGTTAATACGGATATATACCACATAGTGGTGAAGTTTCCGTCTACTTGGTGGATAGCTTCGTTTCTGTAGATGAGCGTTATTAAATATAGCAACAGCATTAAACTGGCCGCAATAAGTGTCATAATCAGATAGGCGGCGGGAGCCAATAACCAGCCGTTAATACGGTAATAATCATTGGATTGATACATAAAGAATCTTCACTCCATGATGAGCGTTTTGATATAGGAAAAAGATAGTAACACAGGAACTTTGATTATTTGCTAATTGGTGAAAAGTGGTGATATTTTCTGACCTCTTGATACTCGTTAGCTGTATTACAAAAATTTTGAGAGGTGGTTATGAGTGATTTTTTAAAAGTTGGCTTAGTAGGGTATGGTTATGCAAGCAAAACGTTCCATGCGCCATTAATTGCAGGTACATCTAATGTTGAATTAGCTGCGATTTCCAGCAGTGATACAGAAAAAGTCAGAAAAGATTGGCCGACTGTTACTGTAGTTTCCTCGCCGGAAGCATTATTCAGTGATCCAAATATTGACCTGATTGTGATCCCAACGCCCAATGATACTCATTATCCATTGGCACAGAAAGCGCTAGCAGCCGGTAAACATGTCGTAGTTGATAAACCTTTCACCATCACAGTAGAAGAAGCAGAAGCACTTAAGGAGCAGGCGGAAGAGGCTAACTTGTTGCTGTCTGTCTTCCATAATCGTCGTTGGGATGCCGGTTTTTTAACAGTTAAGTCATTGATTCAAGAAAATCGATTGGGAAAATTGAAATATTATGAATCCCACTTTGACCGCTACCGTCCGGTGGTTCGTCAGCGCTGGCGGGAAGCTGCGGGAGCTGGTGGAGGAATTTGGTACGATCTGGGGCCTCATTTATTGGATCAGGCGGTTCAACTCTTTGGTAAGCCACATGCTATCACCGTGAATTTAGGTATGATTCGTCCTAATGCCGAGGCGGTGGATTATTTTCATGCTCAGTTGAATTATCCAGATTTGAACGTTGTATTGCATGCAACAACAGTCGCAGCGGCAGAGTCTCCGATTTATATACTGCATGGTATGGAAGGTAGTTATGTGAAGTATGGTTTGGACACACAAGAAGAGCGCTTGAAAGCAGGGGAAAGACCACCACGGACTGATTGGGGATACGATATACGTGATGGAAGCGTGACAATGTCACAAGGAGACGATTTGATAACGCAAATTATTCCGACTCTACCGGGCAATTATGGAGCATATTATGCGGCTATCCGTGATGCTATTGTGGCTGGGAAATCCAACCCTGTGACGGCAGACGAGGCTATTTTGATCATGAAACTGATTGAAGCCGGTGAAAAATCGGCAAAAGAGCAACGCACGATCCTTATCGACTGGGAATGATAGAGCAAGGGGAACAATAGTGATGAGCTGGTGGCAGAAGTTAAGAATCGACCCTTTTCTGGTAACACTAATTACAGTAGTGATCATCGCAACGCTTTTCCCCTGTGAAGGAGAATCGAAGAAGTGGTTTCAATATTTGACGACCGCGGCTATTGCACTTCTGTTTTTCATGCATGGAGCCAAACTGTCCCGTGGTGCGATTTTAGCGGGAATTGGGCACTGGCGGCTGCATCTGGTGATTTTCTTGAGTACCTTTGTTTTGTTCCCGATATTGGGAATGGGGCTGTATTTTATTGTACCGGAATGGCTGTCGCCAACGGTCTATATGGGATTTCTTTATCTTTGCGCTTTGCCTGCTACTGTGCAATCTGCTATCGCCTTTACTTCGGTAGCAAAGGGCAATGTCGCAGCAGCCATATGCAGTGCTTCGGCTTCCAGTTTGTTGGGGGTGTTTGTTTCTCCATTATTGGTCGGCTTGTTGATTCAGACTAATGATGGTCATACTGATACGTGGAAAGCAATAAAAGATATTATCCTGCAACTGATGGTGCCATTTATTGTCGGGCATCTATCGCGCCCATTAATTGCCAGTTGGGTGGAAAAACATAAAAAATTAGTCAACTCTACTGACCGATCTTCTATTTTGCTGGTGGTGTATGTTGCATTCAGTGAGGCGGTGGTGGAGGGTATCTGGCATAAAATTGATGCTTACTCGCTTATGATTATTGGCGTCGTGTGCTGTGTTTTATTGACTATGATATTGATGATTAATGTATACAGCTCGCGTTTGTTTGGGTTCAGTAAAGAAGATGAAATTACTATTGTCTTCTGTGGCTCTAAAAAAAGCCTCGCCAATGGTGTACCGATGGCTAATGTATTGTTTCCTGCTCCAATGGTAGGTGTGATGCTGCTACCGTTGATGATTTTTCATCAGATTCAATTGATGGTTTGTGCAGTACTTGCCCGGCGTTATGCAAGGCGTCCAAAAAAGGCAGATTAATTTTCTGCCTTCTCAATAAAGACTGCTTTTTAGCAGTCTTCTAGCGATTTGCAGCCTTGGTTTTCAGCGCTTGTTTTTCTGCTTCACTGAGGAATGCAGTTTTCAACCCATTAATCTGTGCTTGTCGGATTTGTTCGGGTGATAACCCAGCTGCAGGAGCAGCAACGTTATATTCGTGGTGAATTTCGATCCCTTCAACCGCTGGATCATCTGTATTGATTGATGCCAGAATGCCATGAGCAAGGAATTGTTTCAGTGGATGGGTTGACAGGGAATTTACTGTACTGGTTTGTAGGTTCGATGTCAGACAAGATTCAATACCGATGCCGTGTTTTGCCAGGTAATCCATCAATGCGGGATCGGTAATTGCTTTCACGCCGTGACCAATCCGGGTTGCTCCCAATTCACGAATAGCATGCCAAATACTTTCTGCACCAGCAGCTTCTCCAGCATGTACACTAATGTTCCAACCTGCATCACGTGCTTGGATAAAATGCTGCTCAAACAAATAACCAGGGAAGCCAAGCTCATCACCGGCCAGATCCAGCGCTGTAATGTGTTGCTTATGAGCGAGAAGGCCAGACAGTTCCTGAGTACAGGCCTTTTCGCCAAACGTTCTGCTTAGAATGCCGATCAGCCGGATCTGAACATCAAGTTGCTGACTGGCAGAGTGAACACCATCAATTACGGCCTCAACCACTCCTTCAACAGGGAGCTGATGTTTCATCGCCATGTAGTAAGGTGAGAAACGCAGTTCTGCATAATCAAGCCCAGCATTGACTGCATCTTCAACATTTTCAATGGCAACGCGGCGGCAGGCATCTAAATCTGCGAGTACCGTTACCCCCCAATCCAGTTTTTGCAGGAAGCTGATAAGATTGGGTTCGTTTTCAGTAATCTGGACATGAGGACGCAATGCTTCCAGCTCATAAGCCGGTAACGGGATATTATACTGACGGGCGAGTTCCAGAATGGTTTCAGGACGAATGTTGCCGTCAAGGTGACGGTGTAAATCGGTCAATGGAAGCCGTATATCAATCATTTTTTATCCTTATTATCAAATAGATATATACAAAAAAGCCAGTCAACACATTGACTGGCAAGAAAATGAAAGTACTATCGAAGTTTTTGCGATCTCGTATATATAATCAAACGGGTCTGTCTGCCATATTAGGAGCCGATTAAGTGATTATCAAGCAAGAATTGATGCAAGTCGGATTTTTTGTCATTCAATTCAACTTTATCACTGGCATAGTGGAGTTTAAGGCCAATCACGTTATTGTCATCGGTGAGGATTTTAAACGAAACACCTTGGCTGGCTATCATCTGTACTTCTTGAGTTGCCTCGGCTTCTGCGGCTTCTTTCGTTTTTCCATCAAGTATTTTTGCTTGGGTGATGGATTCTATCAACATAGGTTTGGGTATCTTAACATCCAAAGATAGCTCTTGAAGGAGGGTACGGATCATTTCTTCCGGTCCCATGGAGATCAGCGAGTCTTTATTTTCTGGTATGTTTTTCAATGCGAGTTTGAAGTTTACCGAGCTTTCGCCTTTACTGTTTTTCCATGTCATCGGCTCAAGGCTGAATTGCGGACTATTATTAAACAGCAGATGTGCGTTTTCGATAACTTTATTAGACACCGAATCGGTAGATAGAGCCTCTGAAGTTAGTGATTTTGCCGTGGCATCGTTATAAGCCTGACTAAATTTACGGATTGATTGACCATCCAGATTATTCATACCGATAACCAATTGACCTGAGCCAAGATCCATGTTCTTGAGTTTGAGGCCATCAATGCCATAAGAGACATTCAGATTCAGGTTCTTGTCCGTTTCTCCTACCTTAGAAGTTATTTTCATTCCCTTGAGAGAGAAGCTGTCATCACTCGTTGAACTCAAGGTGATTTCATCAATATTATAATTTTGATCACCAAGATACAGGTCAAATTTACCTTTTTTGTTATCACCCTTAAAGCCAACGCCTTTAAGAGTCAGTTCTTCGTGTTTGGAAGGAGAACTGAAAATCAGCCTATCGCTGTTCACATTAAATTTGAAATTACTTAAATCACGGGCAATTTCAGCATCGATTTTTGCACCTGAAAAGACCAGCTTATTGCCATTTTTCGCTGTGTAATCAACAGGAATAAAATCAATATTAGTAGAAAGGCTACTGCTATAACCTATTTTGGTTTCCATGGTGAGCAGGGATTTACCTTTGGTAGCTTCAAATAAGGTTTTTGTTACTTTGCTCTGTTCTAGCTCTGAATGGATAGATGCCATTTTTGGAACCAGATTAAATTTTTTCAGGTCAGAAATGGGTAACGGGCCATGCCCTATACTGGATTTGAAGATAATTTCTTCATTTGGTTTGATGTCCGCATTTTTCACGCCATCTTTGATTTTGAGGATCAAGCGGACATCAGAACTGAATACTCCACGTTGAAAATCTTTCGTTTGCAATTCAATAGCACTTTCTGGAAATGATTTTGCAAGTTGAGTGTTTACAGTCTTAATGATGTTATTCAGGCGGCCTTCAATTTGTTTCCCTGTATACCATGATGCGCCAGTCCATACTGCACCTAACGCAACAATAACACCTACAGCTACTAACGATTTTTTCATGTGGAAATTCCATCCTTTTTATGCATACAACATTATGGAAGTATGCGTTCTGTCTTTAATATCGATATGGGTCTAAACTCATTAATTAGATACTTTAGCAATTTTCCCATTACCATGAACAGTCAAGTTTTTTTCTATAGCAGATAAGAAAACTGATTCACCTGAGAATAATCTCAATTGTTGTTGCTGTTCATCCGAGCTGATAATTATTTGACCTTCAAAGCAAAATAGAACTGAAGCAGAATCATTTTCCAGTGTTATTGGCTGTTCTGAAACATTATAAACAGAAAAGTAAAAATCATTGACAGGAACAGGGTAATTCAGAGCATCTTTTTCCTGTTTTGGGAGAGTCAGTAGAGTATCTGCGGGTTTGGAAACAAAATCCAGATTAGCCATCAATTCGGCAACATCAATATGTTTGCTGGTTAAGCCGGCGCGCAGAACATTGTCTGAATTAGCCATGACTTCTAAGGCCACACCTTCGAGATAAGCGTGAGGTGTACGGGCATAGAGAAACATAGCTTGGCCTGGTTTCAGTTCAACTATATTAAGCAGCAGGGGGGTAAATAAACCATTATCATCGGGATAAAAGGCAGCCACTTTTCTGATGGTATCCCAAGGTTCTCCCTCTCGATTGTTCAGCACTGATTTCAAAACGGCGATCGCCAAACGTTTTTGTTCGCCTTGCATAGTCAGCAACTGGGAAAAGAGAAACGATAGATGCGATTCAGTCGGATTATGGATAAATGCCTGAATATCGGGATGTGCAGCAGAAACATGGCCAAGTAATTGAGCAATGTCTGATAAAGGCCGAAAGGCATTCATTGCCTTGAACGGAGTCAGGGCATACACCAATTCAGGCTTATGATTATCATCTTTGTAGTTGCGCTGGGGTGAATTTAAAGGAATACCCGCTGCATTTTCTCGGTCAAATCCTGTTTCTGCTGATGATTTGTCCGGATGTACTTGAATGGAAAGTGGCTGGGCTGCGCATAATACTTTGAACAAGAATGGTAACCGCTGGAATTGTTCAAACACTTTTTCCCCAAGATATTTTCCTGGCTCTTGGGCTATTAGTGCATTCAATGCGATGATCTCACCTGTTTCGGGATCTGTGACCTGAGAACTGCATTTCGGATGTGCACCCATCCATAGTTCTGCCATTGGCTGATTATTTGGATTCTTAATACCGTAGATGTCCGTCAGGGCGGTTTTACTACCCCAGTCATAATGTTGGATCTGGTTGGTCATTTTCAGCATGGCAAGACTTCCTATAATAAAAAACTAAACTTATTTATATGACAACAATACAATAAACACGATTGGGTCGCATTATGGATAATAACTTTATGGCATGATAATAGAATGCCGACTAATTTATCTGCAAATTTTGATCCGGCGTATTCAATTATTCTGTGTGCTAAGGAGATAGTAATGGCAGCCACTCGCATTGAAAAAGACTCAATGGGGCCTATTGAAGTACCTGCTGACCAATTATGGGGAGCGCAAACTCAGCGCTCACTGGAGCATTTCCGCATTTCTCAGGAAAAAATGCCTGTTGCGCTGATTCATGCTCTTGCATTGACTAAACAGGCTGCGGCCAGTGTCAATATGGATCTGGGGCTTTTGCCTAAAGAACGTAGTGATGCAATTATTGCTGCGGCGAAAGAGGTGCTGGAAGGCAAACACCCAACAGAGTTCCCTCTTGCTATCTGGCAGACTGGTTCGGGAACTCAAAGCAACATGAATATGAATGAAGTGTTGGCGAACCGTGGTAGTGAGATCCTTGGCGGTCAGAGGGGTAATGAACGTCTGATTCATCCCAATGATGATGTTAACAAAAGCCAAAGTTCCAATGACGTTTTTCCAACAGCCATGCATGTTGCAGCAGTTATTGGATTGAGTGAGCAGCTACTGCCTGAGTTGAAAACATTACAAAAAACCCTGGCAGATAAAGCGGCAGCATTTAAAGATATCGTAAAAATTGGTCGTACTCACCTGCAAGATGCGACTCCTCTGACTCTGGGTCAGGAAGTTTCCGGTTGGGCGGCAATGTTGACTCATAACCTGAAACATATTGAAGATAGTATTCCTCATGTATGTGAATTGGCTCTTGGCGGTACAGCGGTAGGAACAGGTCTGAATACGCACCCTGAATATGCCGTTCGCGTTGCGAAGAAAATTTCTGAATTATCTGGCCAACCTTTCGTTACTTCCCCAAATAAATTTGAAGCACTGGCAACTTGTGATGCATTAGTTCATTCACATGGAGCATTGAAAGGTTTGGCTGCATCTCTGATGAAAATTGCTAATGATGTTCGCTGGTTAGCTTCTGGCCCTCGTTGTGGTATTGGTGAAATTTCCATTCCTGAAAATGAGCCAGGTAGCTCAATTATGCCGGGTAAAGTGAATCCGACTCAGTGCGAAGCTATGACAATGCTGTGTGCACAAGTGATGGGTAACGATGTGGCAATTAATATTGGCGGAGCATCTGGTAACTTTGAGCTGAACGTATTCCGTCCGATGGTGATCGATAATTTCTTGCAATCAATTCGCTTGTTAGCGGATGGTATGCGTAGTTTCAATGATCATTGTGCTGTTGGTATTGAACCTAACCATGATCGTATTACTCAATTGCTGAACGAATCTCTGATGCTGGTAACGGCTTTGAATACCCATATTGGTTATGATAAAGCCGCAGAGATTGCTAAAAAAGCACATAAAGATGGTCTGACGCTGAAGCAGTCAGCGATGCAACTGGGTTATTTAACCGATGCTGAATTTGACGCATGGGTTCGTCCAGAAGATATGGTCGGTAGCATGAAGTAATTCTGACTACCCAGTGACAAAATTAAGTCACTGACGATATAAGCCGGAGGAGAAATCCCCCGGTTTTTTGCTTTATATTTCCCGATAAAGATGTAAGCGTGGGATAACTAATTCAAGTGGTTTGGCTTTGGGTTTATATCGGTGTTTGATGGCGTTGGCATTATAATTTGATAATGTACCTATCTTCGGTTTTATTTCACAATCGTCTGTATAAAAAGCAATAATTGGCAATGGACAGGCATATTGTACCTGTTTTTGCAATTCTGAATACCAAACGCGGGTAATGGGTTGAACTTTGACAGGTCGTTTGATTTTTAATATTACGTCATCAGATAATTTCTTAATATCCGTAATTTCTAATGCAACCAATGCCGCCCATTGATCGCTAGAGTAGGGAGGAACCGCTCGTCCAGAATTATAACTTTTTTCCAACTGTTCAAGAACTTGTTGCTTGGTTATTTTATTAATGATGTTCTTATTAGCCCAACCAAAATTGATAGAGTCTGGATTTACAAGGGGAGTAATAGTGCGGTAGGCATTCAGGGTGATTAAACCGCGTAGATGATCATGGACAAATTCAAATCTTTGTTCTTTGTTGACGCCTGACTCTTTGGTGACGATATTTTCCAGTTCGGCTTTAAGCTGGTTAACTTCATTGATGACGCTCATCGCTGTTTTATATTGCTGGTGGCTAACAGAAAAACATAACGCACCAGGTAACCGACTTGCAGCTTTGCTGCTGATATTGGGGTGGTTATGGTGTATGAATAGCTTTTGGTAGAAATGTAGTCCTAAGTTGAGAGCGTTATTTCCCTGTAATGGATTGACTGCAATTTCAGTAATCTGCTCATGTTCTTCGCCTTTTTCAATTTGAGGTAATTCAAACACCCGCGCATCAATGAGCGGATAGTCCATTAATAACCTAACGAGTTCAGCCAATTT
Coding sequences within it:
- the rsxC gene encoding electron transport complex subunit RsxC; protein product: MFNLFNLLNKNKIWDFEGGIHPPEMKLQSSRTPLRYAPIPDELIIPLQQHLGPEGELLVKVGDKVLKGQPLTVGTGRTVPVHASTSGTITAIEPCVTAHPSGLKELCVRLYPDGKDKWCERIQTTDYTSLNTSTLLQRIQQAGIAGLGGAGFPTASKLQGSRHDLKTLIINAAECEPYITADDRLIQEHANEVIEGIRILMHLLNPERVLIGIEDNKPEAIDALNTALNGDDSIVVRVIPTKYPSGGAKQLTKILTGKEVPSGGRSSDIGVLMQNVGTVMAIKRAIIDGEPLIERIVTLTGEAVTAPGNFWARLGTPVQFLLQQAGFKAKSEQMVIMGGPLMGFTLPDLNVPVVKISNCILAPSIQEMEPKTVEEACIRCGLCVEACPAGLLPQQLYWFSRGQEHKKAKNHHLFDCIECGACAYVCPSNIPLVQYYRQEKAEIRAIDAETRRSAEAKIRFEAKQSRMEQEKLAREERHKKSAVQVDSKDQSAIQAALSRVKEKQKNAGEAINVQAGKLPDNEAAIAARKARKEQLRTRQAEKPATITVNTEPATPTESDDLRKAALAAAIARVKAKKATQSEVVTTSQKDSPNNADDKQDPRKAAVAAAIARAKAKKAAQNQSEPTPQQEDITAVPEEIDPRKAAVAAAIARVKAKKAALEKQETPTE
- the rsxB gene encoding electron transport complex subunit RsxB, giving the protein MMSLWIAIGVLSLLGLAFGLILGFAARRFKVEEDPIVEKIDNLLPQSQCGQCSYPGCRPYAEAITNNGEMINKCAPGGEQVMLKMAELLGVDPQPLDGDDSVQNPARKVAFIDEENCIGCTKCIQACPVDAIIGANRAIHTVVEDLCTGCDLCVAPCPTDCITMIPVATTTSNWKWDLNSIPVRNIPINPIFVSPTKPVEVKANV
- the rsxA gene encoding electron transport complex subunit RsxA, translating into MTEYLLLFIGTVLVNNFVLVKFLGLCPFMGVSKKLETAIGMGLATTFVLTLASISSWLINTFILVPLDLVYLRTLSFILVIAVVVQFTELVVRKTSPALYRLLGIFLPLITTNCAVLGVALLNVNQSHNFLQSAIYGFSAAVGFSLVMVLFAAIRERLAVANIPAPFRGSSIGLITAGLMSLAFMGFSGLVKF
- a CDS encoding DUF2569 domain-containing protein, which encodes MYQSNDYYRINGWLLAPAAYLIMTLIAASLMLLLYLITLIYRNEAIHQVDGNFTTMWYISVLTTAMMWCFTLWVLKLLFIHSKRFPRIFIIWLMVSVLIAIKTFAFSPISDEMAIRSLLWPLLAAAVFVPYIKRSHRVKMTFTQDR
- a CDS encoding oxidoreductase, which translates into the protein MSDFLKVGLVGYGYASKTFHAPLIAGTSNVELAAISSSDTEKVRKDWPTVTVVSSPEALFSDPNIDLIVIPTPNDTHYPLAQKALAAGKHVVVDKPFTITVEEAEALKEQAEEANLLLSVFHNRRWDAGFLTVKSLIQENRLGKLKYYESHFDRYRPVVRQRWREAAGAGGGIWYDLGPHLLDQAVQLFGKPHAITVNLGMIRPNAEAVDYFHAQLNYPDLNVVLHATTVAAAESPIYILHGMEGSYVKYGLDTQEERLKAGERPPRTDWGYDIRDGSVTMSQGDDLITQIIPTLPGNYGAYYAAIRDAIVAGKSNPVTADEAILIMKLIEAGEKSAKEQRTILIDWE
- a CDS encoding bile acid:sodium symporter family protein; amino-acid sequence: MSWWQKLRIDPFLVTLITVVIIATLFPCEGESKKWFQYLTTAAIALLFFMHGAKLSRGAILAGIGHWRLHLVIFLSTFVLFPILGMGLYFIVPEWLSPTVYMGFLYLCALPATVQSAIAFTSVAKGNVAAAICSASASSLLGVFVSPLLVGLLIQTNDGHTDTWKAIKDIILQLMVPFIVGHLSRPLIASWVEKHKKLVNSTDRSSILLVVYVAFSEAVVEGIWHKIDAYSLMIIGVVCCVLLTMILMINVYSSRLFGFSKEDEITIVFCGSKKSLANGVPMANVLFPAPMVGVMLLPLMIFHQIQLMVCAVLARRYARRPKKAD
- the add gene encoding adenosine deaminase; amino-acid sequence: MIDIRLPLTDLHRHLDGNIRPETILELARQYNIPLPAYELEALRPHVQITENEPNLISFLQKLDWGVTVLADLDACRRVAIENVEDAVNAGLDYAELRFSPYYMAMKHQLPVEGVVEAVIDGVHSASQQLDVQIRLIGILSRTFGEKACTQELSGLLAHKQHITALDLAGDELGFPGYLFEQHFIQARDAGWNISVHAGEAAGAESIWHAIRELGATRIGHGVKAITDPALMDYLAKHGIGIESCLTSNLQTSTVNSLSTHPLKQFLAHGILASINTDDPAVEGIEIHHEYNVAAPAAGLSPEQIRQAQINGLKTAFLSEAEKQALKTKAANR
- a CDS encoding YdgA family protein gives rise to the protein MKKSLVAVGVIVALGAVWTGASWYTGKQIEGRLNNIIKTVNTQLAKSFPESAIELQTKDFQRGVFSSDVRLILKIKDGVKNADIKPNEEIIFKSSIGHGPLPISDLKKFNLVPKMASIHSELEQSKVTKTLFEATKGKSLLTMETKIGYSSSLSTNIDFIPVDYTAKNGNKLVFSGAKIDAEIARDLSNFKFNVNSDRLIFSSPSKHEELTLKGVGFKGDNKKGKFDLYLGDQNYNIDEITLSSTSDDSFSLKGMKITSKVGETDKNLNLNVSYGIDGLKLKNMDLGSGQLVIGMNNLDGQSIRKFSQAYNDATAKSLTSEALSTDSVSNKVIENAHLLFNNSPQFSLEPMTWKNSKGESSVNFKLALKNIPENKDSLISMGPEEMIRTLLQELSLDVKIPKPMLIESITQAKILDGKTKEAAEAEATQEVQMIASQGVSFKILTDDNNVIGLKLHYASDKVELNDKKSDLHQFLLDNHLIGS
- the manA gene encoding mannose-6-phosphate isomerase → MLKMTNQIQHYDWGSKTALTDIYGIKNPNNQPMAELWMGAHPKCSSQVTDPETGEIIALNALIAQEPGKYLGEKVFEQFQRLPFLFKVLCAAQPLSIQVHPDKSSAETGFDRENAAGIPLNSPQRNYKDDNHKPELVYALTPFKAMNAFRPLSDIAQLLGHVSAAHPDIQAFIHNPTESHLSFLFSQLLTMQGEQKRLAIAVLKSVLNNREGEPWDTIRKVAAFYPDDNGLFTPLLLNIVELKPGQAMFLYARTPHAYLEGVALEVMANSDNVLRAGLTSKHIDVAELMANLDFVSKPADTLLTLPKQEKDALNYPVPVNDFYFSVYNVSEQPITLENDSASVLFCFEGQIIISSDEQQQQLRLFSGESVFLSAIEKNLTVHGNGKIAKVSN